In the genome of Halapricum salinum, one region contains:
- a CDS encoding nucleotidyltransferase domain-containing protein, translating to MQSSKVLIDFPFPEERIFRYQAMQDILHHLANNPFEEFTQQELASITGADVSSISRSVDLLEKLGVLTVSDQRPARITIDMDHLQRPDSVFMIPQYEFRKPVQVYLDELETRIQKSEDLDELVGVVLFGSVARGTADRRSDIDLLVILDGDLTYGRRICTSLARDIEEESFDGHRYEFEVLVETIDTAVSHGSELREIFDDGLVLARSDQLQELRQTIYASSGGGE from the coding sequence ATGCAATCTTCGAAAGTCCTGATCGATTTCCCGTTTCCGGAGGAGCGGATATTCCGGTACCAGGCGATGCAAGATATCTTGCATCACCTCGCGAACAATCCGTTCGAAGAATTCACACAGCAGGAACTCGCGTCGATTACGGGCGCAGATGTCTCGTCTATTTCGCGTTCAGTCGACCTCCTGGAAAAGCTGGGCGTACTCACAGTGAGTGATCAGCGTCCCGCTCGCATTACGATCGACATGGATCACCTCCAACGACCAGATTCCGTCTTTATGATCCCCCAATATGAATTCCGCAAGCCAGTCCAGGTCTATCTCGACGAACTCGAGACGCGTATTCAGAAGAGCGAAGACCTCGACGAACTCGTTGGAGTCGTTCTTTTCGGCAGCGTCGCTCGCGGCACAGCCGATCGCCGGAGTGACATCGACCTTCTCGTCATCCTTGACGGAGACCTCACCTATGGGCGGCGTATTTGTACGTCTCTTGCGCGTGACATCGAGGAAGAGTCGTTCGACGGCCACCGATACGAGTTCGAGGTGCTCGTCGAAACGATCGACACCGCTGTCTCCCACGGAAGCGAGCTGCGTGAGATCTTCGACGACGGACTGGTGCTCGCCCGTTCAGACCAACTACAGGAGCTACGCCAGACTATCTACGCCTCGTCTGGCGGAGGTGAGTAG
- a CDS encoding alpha-amylase domain-containing protein: MGEGPQQDGVTRREVLKQVSGGAGAAISDVATTQASTSSAGEPVALQYFHEDWQTITDNLDEVGSLGFDAIWIQQPAESLLDWSDQGGRNDPPLGYQPIDYTNFDSSFGTESELQTLIDTAHDNGVDVIVDTVLNHTANTNDYSILEQFDQSHYHNVRDGIPQWAYSFKEDDKRCYENGDTNGAPKDPYEYECDPYLVENAALLGLNDLDQDQQYVRDVLKNYVDKIASLGADGYRFDAAKHMAESFFANDANQWAADNGMFRVGEVYDGNRRYLRGYANAGPGMHVFDFQLYYAMKSVFSGGDMRNLQGAGLIATDPGKAMPFVENHDVEAPSQYDLAHAFMLSSEGYPMLYNLYPGTLLENDNITNAVWVKKNLAGGRTIWRHTDSNLAIYERESNLLVGLNNSGTSRSKWVETSWADTELNDYAGNAGNVTTESDGWVEITVPAEGWVFYAPVSQDIDVSASGETGVQSGGEATITISAQQVDQLVIEDLWTDWTLSSESSDGGAVTSSIDSAGTVTIDYGSLQTDVSPSITVSLPERYVGGTYELSVTASNVDGDSAESTATISMG, encoded by the coding sequence ATGGGGGAGGGTCCACAGCAGGACGGGGTTACACGTCGAGAGGTGCTGAAGCAGGTCAGCGGTGGGGCTGGAGCGGCCATCTCTGATGTGGCCACGACACAAGCGAGTACATCGTCAGCTGGCGAACCGGTCGCATTGCAGTACTTCCACGAGGATTGGCAGACGATCACTGACAACTTGGATGAGGTCGGCTCGCTGGGATTCGACGCAATCTGGATCCAACAGCCAGCCGAGTCCCTCCTGGACTGGTCAGATCAGGGCGGCCGCAATGACCCACCACTGGGATACCAGCCAATCGACTACACGAACTTCGACAGTTCGTTCGGGACCGAGTCCGAGCTGCAGACGCTCATCGACACGGCCCACGACAACGGCGTCGACGTCATCGTCGACACCGTGCTGAACCACACGGCGAACACGAACGATTACAGTATCCTCGAGCAGTTCGACCAGTCGCACTACCACAACGTACGCGACGGGATTCCGCAGTGGGCGTACAGCTTCAAAGAAGACGATAAACGCTGTTACGAGAACGGCGATACGAACGGGGCACCGAAGGATCCGTACGAATACGAGTGTGATCCGTATCTGGTCGAGAACGCCGCGTTGCTGGGACTGAACGACCTGGATCAGGACCAGCAGTACGTCCGCGACGTGCTGAAGAACTACGTCGACAAGATCGCCAGTCTCGGGGCCGACGGCTATCGCTTCGACGCCGCGAAACACATGGCCGAGTCCTTCTTTGCGAACGACGCCAACCAGTGGGCCGCGGACAACGGGATGTTCCGGGTTGGCGAAGTGTACGACGGCAACCGAAGGTACCTGCGAGGCTACGCGAACGCGGGCCCGGGAATGCACGTCTTCGACTTCCAGCTGTATTACGCAATGAAGAGCGTCTTCAGCGGCGGCGATATGCGCAACCTTCAGGGTGCAGGACTGATCGCGACGGACCCGGGCAAGGCGATGCCGTTCGTCGAGAACCACGACGTGGAAGCCCCCAGTCAGTACGACCTCGCCCACGCGTTCATGCTCAGCAGCGAAGGGTATCCGATGCTGTACAACCTCTATCCCGGCACCCTTCTGGAAAACGACAACATCACGAACGCGGTCTGGGTGAAAAAGAACCTCGCCGGCGGCCGGACTATCTGGCGGCACACCGACAGCAATCTGGCGATCTACGAACGCGAGTCGAACCTCCTGGTCGGGCTCAACAACTCTGGTACCTCTCGCAGCAAGTGGGTCGAGACCTCTTGGGCCGACACGGAGCTCAACGACTACGCGGGCAACGCTGGCAACGTCACGACTGAATCCGACGGCTGGGTCGAGATCACCGTCCCCGCGGAAGGGTGGGTGTTCTACGCGCCAGTGAGCCAGGACATCGACGTCTCTGCGAGCGGCGAAACGGGCGTCCAGAGCGGCGGCGAGGCGACGATAACCATCTCCGCACAGCAGGTCGACCAGCTCGTGATCGAGGATCTGTGGACCGACTGGACACTTAGTTCCGAGAGCTCCGACGGTGGGGCGGTCACGTCCTCGATCGACTCCGCGGGAACGGTGACGATCGACTACGGCTCGCTCCAGACCGACGTCTCCCCGTCGATCACCGTCTCGCTGCCCGAGCGATATGTCGGTGGGACCTACGAGCTCTCAGTCACTGCGAGCAATGTGGACGGCGACTCGGCCGAGTCGACGGCGACGATCTCGATGGGGTGA